The window ACACTCAAACAAAACTTACACAAACATTAGAATATAAACTTATGTGCACTCCTCTCCACAACAAATAACTTGAAATAGTCACATTGTTCTCATTGTCCATGAATCATAAATTAAGAATCTGAATACATATACATTTCTTTGAGGATGCgcttcggtgtgtgtgtgtgtgtgtgtgtgtgtgtgtgtgtgtgtgtgtgtgtgtgtgtgtgtgtgtgtgtgtgtgtgtgtcctagaCATCATTGTTTGGGTGGTGTGTGGGAGTGGGGGTGTACACAGGGATGGTTATGTCGCTGACTTCCTGCACCCTGGCGGGCCGCGGCGGGGTGACCAGGACGTAGTCGTACTCTCGGTGCAGCACCTTCTCGTACACGCTCTGCAGCCCCACGGTTTTTGGGATGTGAGCCTGGTAGTAATTGTCCCTGCGGTTGGGGTCCCGGGGCAGAGATGCGGTTTTGGGGAGGCTGCTGAAGGAGGTGAGGGTGGGGCGCCGGAGGAGGGGGCCGCGTTGGCTCGGACTGCTGAGGGGCTCCAGCAGCGGTCGGAGTGACCCAGACTTTACACTCACTGGGGCAAGCCCACAGACCTGAAGGGATGAGCAAAGAGTCAGAACAAGCCATCGACATGACAACAGGCTGACAGGAGCTTTTCTGTTCCACTGACCGTTTTGGTTGGCCAGAGGAGGGACGACCGCCCCGTCCTTCTTCAGGCCGGTGTCCCCACTCACATCGCTGTCACTGTCGTTGAAGTCGCTGTCTCCCTTGCCACTGTCCTTGCCACTGAAGGCAGGGTCCCTGGCTGAGATGGTGGTGTAGGAGTTGCCCTTCCAGATGGTGATGGGCCTCACGGCCTCCTTTCCGTTCCCGTAGCCGGGCAGAGTGGAGTAGccctgcaggagagaggaggacgacAGTTAGTGTCACTGCTTTCAGCCAACCTGCACTTGATCTTCCTCCTACACAACACAGAGTCCCTGAAGCGCATCTCACCTCGTGCTTGGCCCCTCGAGGCTTGCTGTTGTTGTCGGAGTCGTACACGCAGGGCACCTCGCTGCCGTCCTCTGAGGCCGAGCACAGGTCGCTGCTCCCGGGGTGAGCGGAGGTGAACCCGCCGGGCTGGCTGCCGTACGAGTGTCCGTCAAAGCCCGCCTCGGCCGCGGCGCCGTGCAGGGGCAGCAGCGGGTTGTCCGCCACGTGGGTCCTCCCCCGCTCAGCGTGCCCTTCTCCCCGTACGAGTCGCTGTCCTCATCAGCTCTTGTCCCGCTTGCGCCGGTTGCAGGTGGTGGCGATGAGGATGATGGCGAGCAGCAGGAGGGTGCAGCTGCCCGCGAGCACGACAATGATCACCACGGACAGGTCCCACTGCGCGTGCACCTCGTCCCCGCCCCCCGGCTGGTACAGGGTCCTGTCGCTCGGCGGGGAGCCCGCGATGATGAGGAAGTGCAGCGCGGCGGTGGAGGTGAGCGCGGGCCGCCCGCCGTCGCTCACCGTCACGGTCACGCTCAGGGTTTCGTCCACGTCGTGGCTCAGCACCTGGTTGAGGTAGATCTCCCCCGTGGCTTTGTTCACGGAGAACACGGACGGTTCGCCGGTGGGCGAGCCCGAAGGACAGCTCCGAGTTGACGCCCTCGTCCGCGTCCCGCGCCTCCACCCGGGTGATGATGTACCCGGCCGGCGCGTCCCGGGGCAGCAGCACCTCGGCGGAGCCGTTGCTGAGAGCCGGCTGCGTGATGAAGGGCGCGTTGTCGTTCTGGTCCACGATCCTCACGTAAACGTTGGCGCTGCCGGACAGAGGCGGGGAGCCGCCGTCGCTGGCCGTGATGCGCAGGTCCAGCTGCTTCACCACCTCGTAGTTGAAGCTCCGGAGCGCGTAAAGCGAGCCGCTGGCCGGGTCCAGGGACACAAAGGTGGAGATGGGGGAGCCCATGAAATAAGTGTCCGCGAGTTTATAGCTGACCTTCCCGTTTGACCCCATGTCCATGTCCCGCGCCACCACCGTGGTGATGTAGGCTCCGGCGCGTTGTTCTCCACCACGGCCACTTCGTACACGGGCTTACTGAACACCGGCGCGTTGTCGTTCTCGTCCGTCAGCCGGATGGTGTACTGCGTGATGGTTCTGAAGGGGGGCGAGCCCAGATCCTCGGCCACCACCGTCAGGTTATACTCGGGGATTTTCTCCCGGTCTAGAGGACTTGTACTCACAATCATGAAGCTGTCCTCGTACGCCTGCTGCAGTCTGAAGTGGTCGTGTCCGTACAGCGTGCAGTGCACCTGTCCGTTCGCGCCCGAGTCTCTGTCCGAGGTGCTGACCAGCGCCACGAAGCTCTcccgcgccgccgcctccgtGATGTACGCTATTCCCGCCGTGATCGAAGTCATGGGAGTGATTGAAATCTCCGGCGCGTTGTCGTTCACGTCCTGCACCTGCACAACGATTTGCAGATGGCCGGACTCGGTTCGGACCCAGGTCGGTGGCCTGCACGTCAAACTCGTACGTGTTCTTACTTTCAAAGTCGATCGGGCTCTCCAAAGTGAGCCTCCCGGTTTTTCTGTCCACTCTGAACAGCTGCCTGATTTCCGTGGGCACCTGGGGACCGAACCCGTACACCACCTCACCGTTCAGTCCCTCGTCCGGGTCCTCGGCGTTGAGGTCCAGCAGGAGCGAGCCCACCGGCGCGTCCTCGGGCAGGTCCACGGAAAAGCTGTTCCGGTCGAACACCGGGCTGTTGTCGTTGTAGTCTTTCACCTTGATGTTGATGCGCGTTGTTCCCGTGCGGGACGGGTTTCCGCCATCCATGGCGACCAGCTCCAGCGCGTAAGAAGCCTGCGTCTCCCGGTCCAACTCCTTCATAAGTACCAGCTCCGCATATTTAACCCCGTCGGCCCTGCTCAGCACGTCTATAGAAAAGTGGCTGTTGACGGAGATCTGGTAGCTTTGGATGTAGTTTGCGCCAACATCCTCATCCACGGCGAAGTCAGAGGTATCCGCGTGCCCACCGCCGTGTTCCTCGGAGATCTCCAGACTCGACCTCTTTCCGGGGGAACTCTGGGGAGTTGTCGTTGATGTCCTTGCCTCCACCTCGACGTGGATGAGTTTAAACTGCTCTTGGAGAAGCTGACCACGTCGAAAGCGATGAGGCAGTGCAGGGTGTGTTTACAGATCCGCTCCCTGTCTATCCTCTCCCCTATGGTCAGCTGCCCGTCGCTCTCCCTCAGACGGATGAAAGACGAGTTGAAC of the Salarias fasciatus chromosome 18, fSalaFa1.1, whole genome shotgun sequence genome contains:
- the LOC115405553 gene encoding LOW QUALITY PROTEIN: protocadherin-8-like (The sequence of the model RefSeq protein was modified relative to this genomic sequence to represent the inferred CDS: inserted 9 bases in 8 codons; deleted 5 bases in 4 codons) is translated as MLENDDGRNRWNGLWVLLCVSLTSLAAATQGKTVKYQTFEEDAPGTVIGNLAKDISSTPXFTGGLQEQFRMMKQFNSSFIRLRESDGQLTIGERIDRERICKHTLHCLIAFDVVSFSXEQFKLIHVEVEXKDINDNSPEFPRKESSLEISEEHGGGHADTSDFAVDEDVGANYIQSYQISVNSHFSIDVLSRADGVKYAELVLMKELDRETQASYALELVAMDGGNPSRTGTTRINIKVKDYNDNSPVFDRNSFSVDLPEDAPVGSLLLDLNAEDPDEGLNGEVVYGFGPQVPTEIRQLFRVDRKTGRLTLESPIDFESKNTYEFDVQATDLGPXPSPAICKXVVQVQDVNDNAPEISITPMTSITAGIAYITEAAARESFVALVSTSDRDSGANGQVHCTLYGHDHFRLQQAYEDSFMIVSTSPLDREKIPEYNLTVVAEDLGSPPFRTITQYTIRLTDENDNAPVFSKPVYEVAVVENNAPXAYITTVVARDMDMGSNGKVSYKLADTYFMGSPISTFVSLDPASGSLYALRSFNYEVVKQLDLRITASDGGSPPLSGSANVYVRIVDQNDNAPFITQPALSNGSAEVLLPRDAPAGYIITRVEARDADEGVNSELSFGLATGEPSVFSVNKATGEIYLNQVLSHDVDETLSVTVTVSDGGRPALTSTAALHFLIIAGSPPSDRTLYQPGGGDEVHAQWDLSVVIIVVLAGSCTLLLLAIILIATTCNRRKRDKSDEDSDSYGEKGTXERGRTHVADNPLLPLHGAAAEAGFDGHSYGSQPGGFTSAHPGSSDLCSASEDGSEVPCVYDSDNNSKPRGAKHEGYSTLPGYGNGKEAVRPITIWKGNSYTTISARDPAFSGKDSGKGDSDFNDSDSDVSGDTGLKKDGAVVPPLANQNGLWACPSECKXLGHSDRCWSPSAVRANAAPSSGPTLTSFSSLPKTASLPRDPNRRDNYYQAHIPKTVGLQSVYEKVLHREYDYVLVTPPRPARVQEVSDITIPVYTPTPTHHPNNDV